A genomic stretch from Hymenobacter psoromatis includes:
- a CDS encoding uracil phosphoribosyltransferase, with the protein MHVVCAEPSIANHFLAQLRDVDVQKDSLRFRRNLERLGEIMATRISAQLSYTPQAVRTPLGEAPSQLLRDFPVLATVLRAGLPFHQGFLNYFDQSPSAFAAAYRIEGTAQVQVQLDYLTAPSLDERVLILADPMLATGKSLVQTYRAMLRFGTPRQVHIAAVIASPEGVAYVMREIPEATLWLAAVDEKLNEQAYIIPGLGDAGDLAFGSKI; encoded by the coding sequence CTGCACGTGGTGTGCGCCGAGCCCAGCATCGCCAACCATTTTCTGGCCCAGCTCCGCGACGTGGACGTGCAGAAGGACAGCCTGCGCTTCCGCCGCAACCTGGAGCGCCTGGGCGAAATTATGGCCACCCGCATCAGCGCCCAGCTCAGCTACACGCCGCAGGCCGTGCGCACGCCGCTGGGCGAGGCCCCGAGCCAGCTGCTCCGCGATTTCCCGGTGCTGGCCACCGTGCTGCGCGCCGGCCTGCCGTTTCACCAAGGCTTCCTCAATTATTTTGACCAGAGCCCCAGCGCGTTTGCCGCCGCCTACCGCATTGAGGGCACGGCCCAGGTGCAGGTGCAGCTCGACTACCTCACCGCGCCCAGCCTCGATGAGCGCGTGCTCATCCTGGCCGACCCCATGCTGGCCACCGGCAAAAGCTTGGTGCAAACCTACCGCGCCATGTTGCGCTTCGGCACGCCGCGCCAGGTGCATATCGCGGCCGTTATCGCCTCGCCCGAGGGGGTAGCCTACGTCATGCGCGAAATTCCCGAGGCCACGCTCTGGCTGGCGGCCGTCGATGAAAAGCTCAACGAGCAGGCCTACATCATCCCCGGCCTGGGCGATGCCGGCGACTTGGCTTTTGGTAGTAAA